From one Mytilus trossulus isolate FHL-02 chromosome 10, PNRI_Mtr1.1.1.hap1, whole genome shotgun sequence genomic stretch:
- the LOC134687938 gene encoding uncharacterized protein LOC134687938 has protein sequence MATCLKSIVFLPPLQTLQQKVPDCFKNFSDTRIVLDCTEISIETPSALQKKSLTYSSYKSHNTFKSLVGVSMTGAVVFLTNLWDGSASDVVHITRNCGLLELLEEGDAVMVDKGFIHIQSDFKKKGVKLYCSPFMSAKRNQFSKSEVECTRMIASARIHVERKMEQIKNFRILQGILPISLSSKANAIFLECSALTNLLPPEGILSMQFCI, from the coding sequence ATGGCAACATGCCTTAAATCAATTGTGTTCTTGCCACCTCTCCAAACACTTCAACAGAAAGTACCTGATTGCTTTAAAAACTTTAGTGATACAAGAATTGTTCTCGACTGTACAGAAATATCTATAGAAACTCCATCagcattacaaaaaaaatcactgaCTTATTCCAGCTACAAATCCCATAATACTTTTAAATCACTAGTTGGTGTAAGCATGACAGGAGCTGTTGTTTTCTTAACAAATTTATGGGACGGCTCAGCATCTGATGTGGTGCATATTACAAGAAACTGTGGCCTTCTTGAACTTTTAGAAGAAGGTGATGCTGTAATGGTAGACAAGGGTTTCATTCACATACAGTcagatttcaaaaaaaaaggAGTTAAATTGTATTGTTCACCATTCATGTCCGCTAAAAGGAATCAGTTTTCGAAATCTGAAGTTGAGTGTACAAGGATGATAGCGTCTGCCAGAATTCATGTGGAGAGAAAAATGGAGCAGATCAAGAACTTTCGCATCTTACAAGGAATATTACCCATCAGTTTGAGTTCAAAGGCTAACGCCATATTTTTGGAGTGTTCTGCTTTAACTAACTTATTGCCTCCAGAAGGCATTCTCTCAatgcaattttgtatttaa